The Streptomyces tubercidicus DNA segment GGGGGCGTCGGGCGGCATGGCGGCGCGGACGCCGTCGAGCAGATCCAGGACCAGCGCGCTGGAGCCGCATTCGTCCGGCGACAGATACCCCAGAGCCTGCAGATGTGCCTCGCGGTTCCATGGATCGCGGGCCTTGATCTCGCGCCAGATCGCCGACAACTCCGTGGAGGGGCGCTGCTGCAGGCGGAGCGCGGCCAGGTACAGGGTCCAGGGGGTGGGGTCGGCGGGGAGCAGTTCGGCCGCGAGCCGGCAGGTCTCAAGGGTGTCGTTCAGATCGACGCCGGATCCCTGTTGCCGGGCCTGCAACAACTCCGACCAGGCGTGAAGCAGCAAGGCGTTCTGATTCTGCGGGTTGTGCTGCCGCCAGATGCCGGGCAGGGACCGTCCCGCGGAACGGGCCAGCACCGCCACCCGGTGGGCCTTGCGGTCCCAGTCCTGCCCGGCCTCGTTGATCACCTCCGCCATCGAGGCCATCACGGCGGTATCGAGCGAACCACGAGACCAGCACGTCTCGACGCGGCGCCGAACCTGTCCCAGTGTGTGGTCGTCGAGCTCGGGGACCAGACGGGGACGGCTGCCTTTGCGGCGTCTGAAGACGGGCATCTGATCGGGGGGCCTTCCGTTGGTGGGTCGCATGCGGAGCGGGGCAGGGGCGCCGTGGGGAGGGCACCCCCAGGCGAGACTACGGGCAGGGGTATGCATAGGCATACCCCTGCCCGTATGGCAGGACGTCGGTCAGTGAGCGGTGAGGCTCTCCTTCTCGACGGTGTTGCGGCCGAGCCGGTCGCGGACCAGGGAGACCGCGACCACCACGATGGCGAGCAGCACCGACAGCAGGACCTGGATCCGGCCGCCGCCCTCGCTGTCGTCGGTGAGCATGTAGACCAGCACGAACGAGATCATCGCGATCGTCGCCCAGGTCAGATACGGGAAGAGCCACATCCGGACGACCAGCTTGTCCGGGTTCTCGCGGAGGATGATCCCGCGCATCCGCAGCTGGGAGAAGCAGATGACCAGCCAGACGAAGAGCGCGACCGCGCCGGAGGAGTTCAGCAGGAACTGGAAGACCGTGTCCGGCCACAGGTAGTTGAAGCCGACCGCGATGAAGCCGAAGAGGACGGAGGCCAGGATCGCGGCCTGCGGGACGCCACGGGAGTTCGTCCGGGCGAAGGCCCTCGGGGCGTCGCCGCGCTGGCCGAGCGAGAAGGCCATCCGGGAGGCGGTGTAGAGGCCGGAGTTGAGGCAGGAGAGCACCGCGGTCAGCACGATGACGTTCATGATCTGGCCGGCGTGCGGGATGCCTATGGAGTCCAGGGCCGCGACGTACGAGCCCTTCTTGGCGATCGACGGGTCGTTCCACGGCAGCAGGGAGACGACCACGAGGATCGAGCCGAGGTAGAAGATCCCGACTCGCCAGATGACGCTCTTGGTGGCCTTGGTGACCGCGCGCTGCGGGTCCTCGGACTCACCGGCCGCGAGGGTGACGATCTCGCTGCCCATGAAGGAGAAGACGACCATCAGCACGCCGGTGAGGATCGCGCTGGGCCCGTTCGGCA contains these protein-coding regions:
- a CDS encoding amino acid permease produces the protein MTTPPPSPVAAPPAPPGHGQSPQQSGLQSGLKNRHLSMIAVGGVIGAGLFVGSASGITAAGPGILLSYALVGALVVFVMRMLGEMAAANPTSGSFSAYADRALGRWAGFSIGWLYWFFWVVVLAVEATAGAAILTSWVPAVPQWAWALIVMVVLTATNLASVASFGEFEFWFAGIKVVAIAAFIALGGLAIFGVLPGSDNAATGFANLTSHGGFLPNGPSAILTGVLMVVFSFMGSEIVTLAAGESEDPQRAVTKATKSVIWRVGIFYLGSILVVVSLLPWNDPSIAKKGSYVAALDSIGIPHAGQIMNVIVLTAVLSCLNSGLYTASRMAFSLGQRGDAPRAFARTNSRGVPQAAILASVLFGFIAVGFNYLWPDTVFQFLLNSSGAVALFVWLVICFSQLRMRGIILRENPDKLVVRMWLFPYLTWATIAMISFVLVYMLTDDSEGGGRIQVLLSVLLAIVVVAVSLVRDRLGRNTVEKESLTAH